Below is a genomic region from Culicoides brevitarsis isolate CSIRO-B50_1 chromosome 2, AGI_CSIRO_Cbre_v1, whole genome shotgun sequence.
ttagagaagaaaaattttagtaaaaatctcaaaaaatcgggaaaaaatatttgggaaaatttgtaaatgttcacattcaattcatttaaatcCCTTTACCCCAAAGTTCttgttaaaatcattttttaaatttaatttaaattattcaatttatccCTCCAGTCatcaaaagttattaaaaaatatttaaaaaaacgaatatttactcataaaaaatttcctttttattattattttaattataggcTGATCATTATGTGCCTGAATATACTGTgagtaataataagaaaaggaaaattaaaaaaaaatgaaaaaacatgaaaacagTGTTCAGTTTAAAAGAAATCGTCATAAAATCGACTCCTTGTTGTGTGTTTCGTGGAACGTATCGTTAATAGCTTAGAGACACACACGACAGGACTCAAGTTttcttgtgttattttttgaacgtttagtgtacaaaataaaaacagaaagTTTGTAGGCAAAAGGCTGACTAAGGGCACAGCAACCTTCGAGtgtcgttttaaaaaattttttttcacaaatattttttttttacttttttagtgaaaaatattttaataacaatttaatttaattaattaattaataatttttttaaaaatagaaagttggttcataaatttaataactttcatcatgaaaattaataaaatttcataattttcattcaatagtttcatcgattttttagcaaaaaaaaaatatttttttcgtgtcaaaagttaatttttcttcaatgtaaatagttttaaactaatattttgtaaaaataaaaagtttttttggaaGCTTGCCGTTTTTCCGATTGAATAATAGCTCGCttcttgttcgtttttttgtgtcaaatttttttgataaatttgaatgaaaacctCATCGTAGTCCCATTTTTCAACCATTCATGCTTGTGTCTGTGTGTTTGAGAGTCCGTTTTTGGCAAAGTAGCActtttttggattaattttgaaacatatatatttttattcttcattaaaacgaaataacgcatcatcaaaattggcaaatttttacgaaaactatcaaaatttttcatttcaagttttagttagaatttttttttaattttagatttctgTAGATCTTAACAGCCTAACgtattaacatttaaaacttAGAGCGAAGTAGTCTcgtatttccatcaaaattcaaaattttgctaacCCGACTAACATACTAGCTAATTTTCTTTCTATATCGAAGAACATAGAAGTTCATTgaattgtagtttttttttgatgaatttgtaattttgattttttctctcttttttgtgtttcgaaatttttctcgtttccaGAGCCGTGCACCTATTTCAGCAAAACTTGTTGCGAATATGTTGTCCGTTGCCGGTGCAGATCACATTATTACTATGGACTTGCACGCCTCTCAAATtcaagtaagtattttttttagtttattttaagtcaaaataataaaattcagtttcaattttaataaaaagatatttttaaaatttaaagcgttgccttaaattaaaaaggaattgccttaaaatcaatttttgttgttttaaggccaaaaattggtttaaaaaattagaaaaaaatcttaaaatcaaaagaaataagtttctttttgtaaaaaaaaaggatttttcacTAATTCATGATGCTTTTAGGGTTTCTTCGACATCCCCGTCGACAACTTGTATGCTGAGCCGGCAGTTCTGAAATGGATTCGGGAGAATATCACGGATTGGCGCAATGCCATTATCGTGTCACCAGATGCTGGCGGTGCGAAGCGCGTCACATCAATTGCCGATCGCCTCAATGTCGAGTTTGCCTTAATTCACAAGGAACGAAAAAAGGCGAACGAAGTGGCTTCAATGGTTTTGGTAAGGctattttcggtattttattgaaattttttttttgctaaaattctataaattttaggTCGGTGACGTGAAAGACCGTGTCGCCATTTTAGTCGATGACATGGCAGATACGTGCGGCACCATTGTACACGCAGCTGACAAATTGGTTGAAGCTGGCGCGACAAAGGTCTACGCCATTTTGACGCACGGAATATTCTCGGGGCCCGCCATCCAACGCATCAATGGCGCATGTTTCGAGGCTGTTGTGGTGACAAACACCATTCCACAGGACGAACATATGCTGAATTGTCCGAAAATTCAagtaataatcaatttttttgcaattttttgataaattttaattaaaaaattaccttttttttagtgcattgACGTTTCAATGATGTTCGCTGAGGCTGTCCGAAGAACCCATAACGGCGAAAGTGTGTCATATCTCTTTTCGAATGTCccttattaaagattttttgctctttcttTCTACtgaatacataaattttgaactaagGAAGCAtgtctctcattttttttacaatttttgttcaaatttctataaattaatatcattTAACCCCAGAAAAGACAAGACAGcttgaaaaaaagtagaaaagaaattttttgaaaatctaaaaaaaatagaatgaatgaaaattgaacgaatgctcaataataacaactaaaatttataatttttgtaaaagaagTCCTAATTTTGTaacatcttaaaataaaaaaataaaaatctgacacaaaaaatcttaaaataatattaaaacaaatttttagagaaaattggAACTGAGCGACtgatgattaataaaaaatctttgaaatttattacaattaatcttagaaattaagaaaaaaaaatatcaattggggaaaaagtataataaataaaaaatatataacgaaaatattttcggctgttacgaatatttttctaaaaaatatttcaaataaaatcttcCTTTTCATgcttttcaaagtaaaaaatctttaaaaaacttttttttattttattaattttaatttaatttttttatgattctaagttaaaaaaaaaagaaaaaaatatatacaaaacaatttactgttaaaacttgtaaaaaaacacTCGCACTTCTTAGaaaatagtaaatttaaatttattgcagtaccttgaaacaaaataattgcagtgtcatattttttcaattaattggaaaatacgtaaaatttttaaatttactaaagaaatagaagcaacaaaaaaaaataattaatattgacatagagaaaaaaataaaatgttagaaTGGTTCAAGTGAGTGCGcgttttatatagattttaaggagaaaaacaattattatgatgatggaaaaaataagaaacaaaataacagaaatttaaaagaaaaaacaattaaagctCTAAAAAACAGGATAAgacaagtaataaaaaaaagaaaaaaaaatatcaattaaaaatgagttttttttttattaatttttccgtTAAATCCATCTCTTCaggaatttttcattgaaaattttctattgttgaaaatttgcaagatttttaactttttcagtttttctcttgttttataatttttttttaattgaaaaatttactaaatctctttttaggaaatttaattttatgcattttaaagttgttaaaattatttgattcgagtagtaaaaaaatatttgttttaaatatttattaaattttaaaattttttaaaaattgaaaaaaaagtttaaaaaatttatttttaaataatttttatatttttgatttttttttttcaatatttttaagaaaaattttgagaaaatgatgaaaaatcaacTCTTGACTCCTTTTTTTACGAGAGCCATCTCTTATCATCGTTGCCTTATCCTTAATGAGACGATCAAAACTGATAAATAGAACTCGCTTCCTACTAATTCAATCTCATGGTTCACAAAGCGCCATCTTTCGTATAAAAACGTGAGACGAATGAATTTGATAAACAAAATTCGCCTATGTTAATTCAAGTTTACTGATATTAGGGCGTCGTTCATTGATAACTTCTCACAAAAAAGGATATTTTCTGTCTTTAACTTATTTTCGGTtcaaaaatagtaatttttaatgaaattattgaatttgtaaggattttttaatctttcaaaaatatttaaatcctCCCCCATTAAAATTTCGGGGGATTTAACTCCAAAAGTCATAAATGAACATCACCCAACATTAGAAGGAAAACATTG
It encodes:
- the LOC134832583 gene encoding ribose-phosphate pyrophosphokinase 1 isoform X6, giving the protein MEDSSERDSKGSSCDKIDSAENSSKSLDEATSTTEEQQQNTATTNTNKTCGSQTLSGEEAKAAEASSTSTTTTNFTEETKASVPRPLKSRMPNIKVFSGSSHPDLAQRIVDRLGHDLGKVVTKKFSNLETCVEIGESVRGEDVYIVQSGSGEINDNLMELLIMINACKIASASRVTAVIPCFPYARQDKKDKVKADHYVPEYTSRAPISAKLVANMLSVAGADHIITMDLHASQIQGFFDIPVDNLYAEPAVLKWIRENITDWRNAIIVSPDAGGAKRVTSIADRLNVEFALIHKERKKANEVASMVLVGDVKDRVAILVDDMADTCGTIVHAADKLVEAGATKVYAILTHGIFSGPAIQRINGACFEAVVVTNTIPQDEHMLNCPKIQCIDVSMMFAEAVRRTHNGESVSYLFSNVPY
- the LOC134832583 gene encoding ribose-phosphate pyrophosphokinase 1 isoform X1, yielding MEDSSERDSKGSSCDKIDSAENSSKSLDEATSTTEEQQQNTATTNTNKTCGSQTLSGEEAKAAEASSTSTTTTNFTEETKASVPRPLKSRMPNIKVFSGSSHPDLAQRIVDRLGHDLGKVVTKKFSNLETCVEIGESVRGEDVYIVQSGSGEINDNLMELLIMINACKIASASRVTAVIPCFPYARQDKKDKVKSGDDKLAKLMKSNEWKFRADHYVPEYTSRAPISAKLVANMLSVAGADHIITMDLHASQIQGFFDIPVDNLYAEPAVLKWIRENITDWRNAIIVSPDAGGAKRVTSIADRLNVEFALIHKERKKANEVASMVLVGDVKDRVAILVDDMADTCGTIVHAADKLVEAGATKVYAILTHGIFSGPAIQRINGACFEAVVVTNTIPQDEHMLNCPKIQCIDVSMMFAEAVRRTHNGESVSYLFSNVPY
- the LOC134832583 gene encoding ribose-phosphate pyrophosphokinase 1 isoform X7; translation: MEDSSERDSKGSSCDKIDSAENSSKSLDEATSTTEEQQQNTATTNTNKTCGSQTLSGEEAKAAEASSTSTTTTNFTEETKASVPRPLKSRMPNIKVFSGSSHPDLAQRIVDRLGHDLGKVVTKKFSNLETCVEIGESVRGEDVYIVQSGSGEINDNLMELLIMINACKIASASRVTAVIPCFPYARQDKKDKADHYVPEYTSRAPISAKLVANMLSVAGADHIITMDLHASQIQGFFDIPVDNLYAEPAVLKWIRENITDWRNAIIVSPDAGGAKRVTSIADRLNVEFALIHKERKKANEVASMVLVGDVKDRVAILVDDMADTCGTIVHAADKLVEAGATKVYAILTHGIFSGPAIQRINGACFEAVVVTNTIPQDEHMLNCPKIQCIDVSMMFAEAVRRTHNGESVSYLFSNVPY
- the LOC134832583 gene encoding ribose-phosphate pyrophosphokinase 1 isoform X9; this translates as MEDSSERDSKGSSCDKIDSAENSSKSLDEATSTTEEQQQNTATTNTNKTCGSQTLSGEEAKAAEASSTSTTTTNFTEETKASVPRPLKSRMPNIKVFSGSSHPDLAQRIVDRLGHDLGKVVTKKFSNLETCVEIGESVRGEDVYIVQSGSGEINDNLMELLIMINACKIASASRVTAVIPCFPYARQDKKDKSRAPISAKLVANMLSVAGADHIITMDLHASQIQGFFDIPVDNLYAEPAVLKWIRENITDWRNAIIVSPDAGGAKRVTSIADRLNVEFALIHKERKKANEVASMVLVGDVKDRVAILVDDMADTCGTIVHAADKLVEAGATKVYAILTHGIFSGPAIQRINGACFEAVVVTNTIPQDEHMLNCPKIQCIDVSMMFAEAVRRTHNGESVSYLFSNVPY
- the LOC134832583 gene encoding ribose-phosphate pyrophosphokinase 1 isoform X5, which codes for MEDSSERDSKGSSCDKIDSAENSSKSLDEATSTTEEQQQNTATTNTNKTCGSQTLSGEEAKAAEASSTSTTTTNFTEETKASVPRPLKSRMPNIKVFSGSSHPDLAQRIVDRLGHDLGKVVTKKFSNLETCVEIGESVRGEDVYIVQSGSGEINDNLMELLIMINACKIASASRVTAVIPCFPYARQDKKDKSGDDKLAKLMKSNEWKFRSRAPISAKLVANMLSVAGADHIITMDLHASQIQGFFDIPVDNLYAEPAVLKWIRENITDWRNAIIVSPDAGGAKRVTSIADRLNVEFALIHKERKKANEVASMVLVGDVKDRVAILVDDMADTCGTIVHAADKLVEAGATKVYAILTHGIFSGPAIQRINGACFEAVVVTNTIPQDEHMLNCPKIQCIDVSMMFAEAVRRTHNGESVSYLFSNVPY
- the LOC134832583 gene encoding ribose-phosphate pyrophosphokinase 1 isoform X10; its protein translation is MFQTLFGLFSATTNTNKTCGSQTLSGEEAKAAEASSTSTTTTNFTEETKASVPRPLKSRMPNIKVFSGSSHPDLAQRIVDRLGHDLGKVVTKKFSNLETCVEIGESVRGEDVYIVQSGSGEINDNLMELLIMINACKIASASRVTAVIPCFPYARQDKKDKVKSGDDKLAKLMKSNEWKFRADHYVPEYTSRAPISAKLVANMLSVAGADHIITMDLHASQIQGFFDIPVDNLYAEPAVLKWIRENITDWRNAIIVSPDAGGAKRVTSIADRLNVEFALIHKERKKANEVASMVLVGDVKDRVAILVDDMADTCGTIVHAADKLVEAGATKVYAILTHGIFSGPAIQRINGACFEAVVVTNTIPQDEHMLNCPKIQCIDVSMMFAEAVRRTHNGESVSYLFSNVPY
- the LOC134832583 gene encoding ribose-phosphate pyrophosphokinase 1 isoform X3, translated to MEDSSERDSKGSSCDKIDSAENSSKSLDEATSTTEEQQQNTATTNTNKTCGSQTLSGEEAKAAEASSTSTTTTNFTEETKASVPRPLKSRMPNIKVFSGSSHPDLAQRIVDRLGHDLGKVVTKKFSNLETCVEIGESVRGEDVYIVQSGSGEINDNLMELLIMINACKIASASRVTAVIPCFPYARQDKKDKSGDDKLAKLMKSNEWKFRADHYVPEYTSRAPISAKLVANMLSVAGADHIITMDLHASQIQGFFDIPVDNLYAEPAVLKWIRENITDWRNAIIVSPDAGGAKRVTSIADRLNVEFALIHKERKKANEVASMVLVGDVKDRVAILVDDMADTCGTIVHAADKLVEAGATKVYAILTHGIFSGPAIQRINGACFEAVVVTNTIPQDEHMLNCPKIQCIDVSMMFAEAVRRTHNGESVSYLFSNVPY
- the LOC134832583 gene encoding ribose-phosphate pyrophosphokinase 1 isoform X4; its protein translation is MEDSSERDSKGSSCDKIDSAENSSKSLDEATSTTEEQQQNTATTNTNKTCGSQTLSGEEAKAAEASSTSTTTTNFTEETKASVPRPLKSRMPNIKVFSGSSHPDLAQRIVDRLGHDLGKVVTKKFSNLETCVEIGESVRGEDVYIVQSGSGEINDNLMELLIMINACKIASASRVTAVIPCFPYARQDKKDKVKSGDDKLAKLMKSNEWKFRSRAPISAKLVANMLSVAGADHIITMDLHASQIQGFFDIPVDNLYAEPAVLKWIRENITDWRNAIIVSPDAGGAKRVTSIADRLNVEFALIHKERKKANEVASMVLVGDVKDRVAILVDDMADTCGTIVHAADKLVEAGATKVYAILTHGIFSGPAIQRINGACFEAVVVTNTIPQDEHMLNCPKIQCIDVSMMFAEAVRRTHNGESVSYLFSNVPY
- the LOC134832583 gene encoding ribose-phosphate pyrophosphokinase 1 isoform X8, which produces MEDSSERDSKGSSCDKIDSAENSSKSLDEATSTTEEQQQNTATTNTNKTCGSQTLSGEEAKAAEASSTSTTTTNFTEETKASVPRPLKSRMPNIKVFSGSSHPDLAQRIVDRLGHDLGKVVTKKFSNLETCVEIGESVRGEDVYIVQSGSGEINDNLMELLIMINACKIASASRVTAVIPCFPYARQDKKDKVKSRAPISAKLVANMLSVAGADHIITMDLHASQIQGFFDIPVDNLYAEPAVLKWIRENITDWRNAIIVSPDAGGAKRVTSIADRLNVEFALIHKERKKANEVASMVLVGDVKDRVAILVDDMADTCGTIVHAADKLVEAGATKVYAILTHGIFSGPAIQRINGACFEAVVVTNTIPQDEHMLNCPKIQCIDVSMMFAEAVRRTHNGESVSYLFSNVPY
- the LOC134832583 gene encoding ribose-phosphate pyrophosphokinase 1 isoform X2, which produces MEDSSERDSKGSSCDKIDSAENSSKSLDEATSTTEEQQQNTTTNTNKTCGSQTLSGEEAKAAEASSTSTTTTNFTEETKASVPRPLKSRMPNIKVFSGSSHPDLAQRIVDRLGHDLGKVVTKKFSNLETCVEIGESVRGEDVYIVQSGSGEINDNLMELLIMINACKIASASRVTAVIPCFPYARQDKKDKVKSGDDKLAKLMKSNEWKFRADHYVPEYTSRAPISAKLVANMLSVAGADHIITMDLHASQIQGFFDIPVDNLYAEPAVLKWIRENITDWRNAIIVSPDAGGAKRVTSIADRLNVEFALIHKERKKANEVASMVLVGDVKDRVAILVDDMADTCGTIVHAADKLVEAGATKVYAILTHGIFSGPAIQRINGACFEAVVVTNTIPQDEHMLNCPKIQCIDVSMMFAEAVRRTHNGESVSYLFSNVPY